A window of the Alnus glutinosa chromosome 4, dhAlnGlut1.1, whole genome shotgun sequence genome harbors these coding sequences:
- the LOC133866059 gene encoding protein trichome berefringence-like 7 — MISKFRFNGPIAFASLIYFLFAMALGYLCLFHSLRPGIHSPEIPKSDGSNGTCNVFEGSWMYDESYPLYDASECPFAEPGWNCWANGRKDKGYAKYRWKPKSCDLPRFNARAILEMFRGKRIVFVGDSLGRAQWESFVCLLMTGVDDKKSVYEVNGHKITKTIRFLGVRFSSFNLSVDFYRSVFLVQYGSVPRHSPMWVKRTLRLDELDDISHEWVDSDILIFNSGGWWTKSRLFREMGCYFQVGNTLDVGMEVTAGYRRALDTWASWAETAINTSRTRVFFKTFEAGHWSGENWSSCKVTRRPSLASEGRDRNEVSDIMIQVVKKMRIPVTILHVTSMSAFRSDGHVGRWSDNPSVPDCSHWCLPGVPETWNQLLFSFLLP; from the exons ATGATCAGTAAGTTCAGGTTCAATGGGCCTATTGCATTTGCCTCATTGATATACTTTCTTTTCGCCATGGCATTGGGATATTTGTGTTTGTTTCACAGTCTTCGCCCGGGCATTCATAGTCCTGAGATTCCCAAGTCCGACGGGTCTAATGGCACATGCAATGTCTTTGAAGGAAGCTGGATGTATGATGAAAGTTACCCTTTATACGATGCCTCAGAGTGTCCATTTGCAGAACCTGGATGGAATTGCTGGGCTAACGGGCGGAAAGATAAAGGCTACGCAAAATACAGGTGGAAGCCGAAGAGCTGTGACCTTCCAAGGTTCAACGCACGTGCAATTCTCGAAATGTTTCGGGGGAAAAGAATTGTTTTTGTGGGTGATTCATTGGGCAGAGCACAGTGGGAGTCTTTTGTATGTTTGCTCATGACAGGAGTGGATGATAAGAAGAGTGTGTATGAAGTGAATGGGCACAAGATCACCAAAACGATCAGGTTTCTAGGCGTGCGGTTCAGCTCCTTCAATCTTAGTGTCGACTTTTATCGATCGGTTTTCCTGGTGCAGTATGGTTCCGTGCCAAGGCATTCACCTATGTGGGTGAAGAGAACGCTTAGACTCGATGAGTTGGATGATATTAGCCACGAGTGGGTTGACTCTGATATTCTCATCTTCAATTCAGGGGGCTGGTGGACAAAGAGTAGGCTATTTCGTGAAAT GGGCTGCTATTTTCAGGTAGGTAATACATTGGACGTCGGGATGGAAGTCACTGCAGGCTACAGAAGAGCATTAGACACATGGGCATCTTGGGCTGAGACTGCAATCAACACATCCAGGACAAGAGTATTCTTCAAGACTTTTGAAGCCGGCCATTGGAG TGGTGAAAATTGGAGTTCTTGCAAAGTGACTCGACGACCTTCGTTAGCAAGCGAGGGTAGAGACCGAAACGAGGTTTCAGACATCATGATCCAAGttgtgaagaaaatgaggattccTGTTACAATTCTTCATGTTACCTCAATGTCTGCATTCCGTAGTGATGGACATGTGGGCAGGTGGAGTGACAACCCATCCGTACCTGATTGTAGCCATTGGTGTCTACCAGGTGTACCTGAAACATGGAATCAGCTTCTCTTCTCATTTCTCCTGCCCTAG
- the LOC133865475 gene encoding pentatricopeptide repeat-containing protein At3g09040, mitochondrial: MRLRPPFRTLPFSSTRSLRHLYKFSTSPNKATQLGRSPEALLPSQLLQACLQQCKRIKTRNLFDKMPQILAQASNTGKIIHAQSLKLGVGSKGSLGNAIVDLYAKCGNVDFAEKAFNRLENRGVLAWNSVLSLYSRRGLLEQVVKSFGLLRNCGVFPDEFTYAIVLSACARLVDVEYGRQVHCSVVKTGLESSSFCEGALIDMYAKCNRVSVARRIFDGAEDLDTVSWTAMIAGYVQVGLPEEALKVFEEMRKVGHAPDQVAFVTVIGACVNLGRLEDACQLFAKMPNPNVIAWNMMISGHSRGGYIVEAITFFLKMRKAGVTSTRSTLGSVLSAIAYLGALDYGLLVHALAIKQGLDSNVYVGSSLINMYAKCENLDAAKKVFDALDEKNVVLWNAMLGGYAQNGYAHEVIELFSNMKGSGFHPDDFTFTSILNACACLEYLETGRQLHSCIIKNRFSSNLIVGNALVDMYAKSGDLKEARKQFELISNRDNVSWNAIMKGYVQEEKEDEAFYMFQRMNLCGLVPDEVSLASILSACAKLQALEQGKQVHCFSVKSGLETSVYAASSLINMYVKCGVIGAARKVFSCMPERSVVSMNAMIAGYAQNNLEEAMDLFRKMQAIRMKPTEITLASLLDACNGPLMLTLGVQIHCVIVKWGLLNGGDFLGISLLGMYLKSQRKADVDILFSEFPNPKSRVLWTAVISGLTQNDCSEEALQLYREMRSENTLPDQATFVSVLRVCAVLSSLIDGREIHSLIFHTGFDLDELTCSALVDMYAKCGDVKSSVQVFEEMGCKNDVISWNSMIVGLAKNGYAEYALKIFDEMKQTCVMPDDVTFLGVLTACSHAGRVSEGRQIFDTMVNYYRIQPRVDHCACMVDLFGRWGFLKEAEEFIDKLKCKPDAMIWAALLGACRLHGDHIRGQWAAEELIELDPQNSSSYVLLSNIYAASGNWDGVNFLRRTMKNKGVRKLPGCSWIELGQKKNLFVAGDKSHTSSGEIHATLKDLTALMKEYGNVAETDSCLHE, from the coding sequence ATGCGCCTCAGACCTCCTTTCAGAACATTACCCTTCTCGAGCACTCGCTCCCTTCGTCACTTATACAAGTTCTCGACGAGTCCAAACAAGGCCACTCAACTTGGTCGAAGCCCAGAAGCCCTTCTGCCTTCCCAGCTCTTGCAAGCTTGCTTACAACAATGCAAACGAATCAAAACCCGCAATCTGTTCGACAAAATGCCTCAAATACTGGCTCAAGCTTCAAATACCGGCAAAATTATCCATGCCCAGAGCCTAAAGCTTGGTGTCGGGTCAAAAGGGTCGCTAGGAAACGCCATTGTAGATCTATATGCCAAGTGTGGCAATGTGGACTTTGCTGAGAAGGCGTTTAACCGGTTGGAGAACAGGGGCGTGTTGGCTTGGAACTCGGTTCTTTCCTTGTACTCGAGGCGGGGGTTGTTGGAACAGGTTGTGAAGTCTTTTGGGTTATTGAGGAACTGTGGGGTATTTCCAGATGAGTTCACATATGCAATCGTTTTGTCCGCTTGCGCAAGATTGGTGGATGTTGAGTATGGTAGGCAAGTTCACTGTAGTGTTGTTAAGACGGGGCTCGAGTCAAGTTCTTTTTGTGAAGGTGCACTAATTGATATGTATGCCAAGTGCAATCGTGTGAGTGTTGCTCGGAGAATATTTGATGGGGCTGAGGATTTAGACACAGTTTCTTGGACTGCCATGATTGCTGGTTACGTTCAAGTTGGTTTACCTGAAGAGGCGCTCAAAGTGTTTGAGGAGATGCGGAAAGTTGGCCATGCACCAGACCAGGTGGCCTTTGTGACTGTCATAGGTGCGTGTGTAAATCTTGGAAGGCTTGAAGATGCATGTCAATTGTTTGCCAAGATGCCCAACCCGAATGTTATTGCATGGAATATGATGATTTCTGGGCATTCCCGGGGAGGTTATATTGTGGAAGCTATtacatttttcctaaaaatgagGAAAGCTGGAGTAACATCCACTAGATCTACACTTGGGAGTGTTTTAAGTGCAATTGCCTATTTGGGGGCTCTAGATTATGGTTTGTTAGTTCATGCTCTGGCAATTAAACAGGGGTTGGATTCTAATGTCTATGTGGGCAGTTCTTTGATTAATATGTACGCCAAGTGTGAGAATCTGGATGCTGCAAAGAAAGTATTTGATGCTTTAGATGAGAAAAATGTTGTCTTGTGGAATGCGATGCTTGGAGGTTATGCACAGAATGGGTATGCCCATGAAGTCATTGAATTATTCTCTAATATGAAAGGATCTGGCTTTCATCCTGATGACTTTACCTTCACTAGCATTCTGAATGCATGTGCTTGCTTGGAATATCTAGAAACAGGCCGCCAATTGCATTCTTGTATTATCAAGAACAGATTCTCATCAAATTTAATTGTGGGTAATGCATTGGTTGATATGTATGCTAAATCAGGGGATCTGAAAGAGGCGAGGAAGCAATTTGAGCTCATAAGTAATCGAGACAATGTCTCTTGGAATGCAATTATGAAGGGGTATGTgcaggaagagaaagaggatgAGGCTTTCTACATGTTCCAAAGAATGAATTTGTGTGGACTTGTTCCTGATGAGGTGTCCCTGGCCAGTATACTCAGTGCTTGTGCAAAACTTCAAGCACTTGAGCAAGGAAAACAAGTCCATTGTTTCTCGGTTAAATCTGGCCTGGAAACAAGCGTTTATGCTGCGAGCTCTCTTATTAACATGTATGTGAAGTGTGGGGTGATTGGGGCTGCACGCAAAGTTTTCTCTTGCATGCCTGAACGAAGCGTGGTCTCCATGAATGCTATGATTGCTGGGTATGCTCAAAATAATCTAGAGGAAGCAATGGATTTGTTTCGCAAGATGCAGGCTATAAGAATGAAACCAACTGAAATAACTTTGGCAAGCCTTTTAGATGCGTGTAATGGACCACTTATGCTAACACTGGGAGTCCAAATCCACTGTGTTATAGTAAAGTGGGGCCTTTTGAATGGTGGTGACTTCTTGGGTATCTCTCTCTTGGGCATGTATTTGAAATCCCAAAGAAAAGCAGACGTGGATATTCTTTTCTCAGAGTTTCCAAATCCAAAAAGCAGAGTGTTATGGACTGCCGTTATTTCAGGACTTACTCAAAATGATTGCAGTGAGGAGGCTTTGCAGTTATACCGAGAAATGCGTAGCGAGAATACCCTACCAGACCAAGCTACTTTTGTTAGTGTCCTTCGCGTATGTGCTGTCTTATCTTCTTTGATAGATGGTAGGGAGATCCATTCCCTCATCTTCCACACTGGTTTTGACTTGGATGAGTTAACATGTAGTGCCCTTGTAGATATGTATGCTAAATGTGGGGATGTAAAAAGCTCTGTGCAAGTTTTTGAAGAAATGGGTTgtaaaaatgatgtaatttcTTGGAACTCTATGATAGTGGGGTTGGCTAAAAATGGTTATGCCGAATATGCACTTAAGATATTTGATGAGATGAAGCAAACGTGTGTTATGCCTGATGATGTCACATTCCTTGGTGTCCTCACTGCATGTAGTCATGCAGGGAGAGTATCTGAAGGCCGTCAGATCTTTGACACTATGGTCAATTATTATCGCATCCAGCCCAGAGTAGATCATTGTGCCTGTATGGTTGATCTTTTTGGCAGATGGGGTTTCCTTAAAGAAGCGGAGGAATTCATTGACAAACTAAAATGTAAACCTGATGCTATGATTTGGGCTGCCTTACTTGGTGCTTGTAGATTACATGGAGATCACATAAGGGGGCAGTGGGCGGCTGAGGAACTCATTGAGTTAGATCCGCAGAATTCTTCATCTTATGTGCTACTTTCTAATATATATGCTGCATCAGGAAACTGGGATGGAGTTAATTTTTTGAGGAGGACAATGAAAAACAAAGGAGTTAGAAAGTTGCCTGGATGTAGCTGGATTGAACTGGGACAAAAGAAGAACTTATTTGTTGCCGGAGACAAGTCTCATACCAGTTCTGGTGAAATCCATGCAACTCTGAAGGATTTGACAGCACTAATGAAAGAATATGGTAATGTTGCTGAGACTGATTCTTGCTTGCATGAATAA
- the LOC133867475 gene encoding serine carboxypeptidase-like 42, with protein sequence MGRGWFVGILAVWLLGAVGVQGYPAEDLVVRLPGQPTVGFRQYAGYVDVDVKAGRSLFYYFVEADKEPDKKPLSLWLNGGPGCSSLGGGAFTELGPFYPTGDGRSLRKNSMSWNKASNLLFVESPAGVGWSYSNTSSDYTCGDASTARDMHVFLLKWYEKFPDFKSRELFLTGESYAGHYIPQLAIALLDHNAHSTGFKFNIKGVAIGNPLLKLDRDVPATYEFFWSHGMISDEIGLAIMNDCDFADYVFASPHNVTESCNRAINEANSIVGDYINNYDVILDVCYPSLVEQELRLRKLATKISVGVDVCMTYERRFYFNLPEVQRALHANRTKLPYNWSMCSGVLNYSDIDGNIDMLPLLKRILQNRIPVWVFSGDQDSVVPLLGSRTLVRELAHDLNLKITVPYGVWFHKRQAGGWATEYGNLLTFATVRGAAHMVPYAQPSRALHLFSSFVRGRRLPNATRPPIDD encoded by the exons ATGGGTAGGGGTTGGTTTGTTGGGATTTTGGCTGTGTGGTTGTTGGGGGCGGTTGGTGTGCAAGGTTACCCGGCTGAGGATCTGGTTGTGAGGCTGCCTGGACAGCCTACGGTTGGGTTCAGGCAGTATGCTGGGTATGTTGATGTGGATGTCAAGGCTGGGAGGAGCCTGTTCTACTATTTTGTCGAGGCAGACAAAGAACCTGACAAGAAGCCCCTCTCGCTCTGGCTCAATGGAG GCCCGGGTTGTTCCTCTCTTGGTGGAGGTGCCTTTACAGAGTTGGGTCCATTTTATCCTACAGGTGATGGTCGAAGCCTTCGAAAAAATTCAATGTCATGGAATAAAG CATCGAATCTCCTCTTCGTTGAGTCTCCTGCTGGAGTAGGATGGTCATACTCAAACACAAGTTCAGATTATACATGTGGAGATGCCTCCACTG CTAGGGATATGCATGTCTTTTTGTTGAAATGGTACGAGAAGTTTCCAGATTTCAAATCCAGAGAACTTTTCCTCACCGGAGAAAGCTATGCAG GGCATTACATACCACAACTGGCTATTGCCCTTCTGGACCATAATGCACATTCAACTGGTTTCAAGTTCAATATCAAGGGGGTTGCT ATTGGGAATCCACTTTTAAAACTTGATCGGGATGTTCCAGCAACCTACGAATTCTTTTGGTCACATGGAATGATTTCTGATGAAATTGGGCTTGCCATCATGAACGATTGTGATTTTGCTGACTATGTCTTTGCAAGTCCTCACAATGTGACAGAATCATGCAACCGTGCCATAAATGAAGCAAACAGCATTGTTGGTGATTACATAAACAACTACGATGTGATCCTTGACGTCTGCTATCCATCTTTAGTAGAGCAAGAGCTGAGATTGCGGAAATTG GCTACTAAGATAAGTGTTGGGGTTGATGTGTGTATGACCTATGAAAGACGGTTCTATTTCAACCTTCCTGAAGTTCAGAGAGCTCTTCATGCAAATCGGACCAAATTACCTTACAACTGGTCTATGTGCAGTGG TGTTCTGAATTACAGTGATATTGATGGGAACATTGACATGCTTCCCTTACTCAAAAGAATACTCCAAAATCGTATTCCAGTTTGGGTTTTCAG TGGGGATCAAGATTCCGTTGTACCGCTGCTCGGCTCACGGACACTCGTCCGAGAACTGGCTCATGATCTGAATCTCAAGATTACAGTACCATATGGAGTTTGGTTTCACAAACGCCAG gCGGGAGGTTGGGCGACTGAGTATGGCAATTTGTTAACTTTTGCCACAGTAAGGGGTGCTGCACATATGGTACCCTATGCACAGCCATCAAGAGCATTGCATCTATTCAGTTCATTCGTGCGTGGCCGGAGGTTGCCGAATGCAACACGTCCTCCAATTGATGATTAA